A single genomic interval of uncultured Pseudodesulfovibrio sp. harbors:
- the glyQ gene encoding glycine--tRNA ligase subunit alpha produces MNFQNVILTLQDFWADYGCAVVQPMDIECGAGTFNPSTFFRVIGPEPWKTAYVEPSRRPTDGRYGENPNRLQHYYQFQVILKPSPDNIQELYLESLAALGIDASEHDIRFVEDDWESPTLGAWGLGWEVWLNGMEVTQFTYFQQVGGIDLKPVAVEITYGLERISMYLQEKESVYDLKWNDTITYGNVFHQNEVEMSKYNFELSDADMLFDLFNKFEGECLKLCEEGLPWPAYDCCLKCSHSFNMLDARGAISITERASYIGRVRNLASKIARLYADQREELGYPMLKK; encoded by the coding sequence ATGAATTTTCAGAACGTCATATTGACACTTCAGGACTTTTGGGCCGACTACGGCTGCGCTGTGGTGCAGCCCATGGATATCGAATGCGGAGCCGGGACATTCAACCCGTCCACTTTTTTCCGCGTTATCGGTCCTGAGCCGTGGAAGACGGCCTATGTTGAGCCGTCCCGCCGTCCCACTGACGGCCGTTACGGGGAGAACCCCAACCGCTTGCAGCATTACTATCAGTTTCAGGTCATTCTGAAGCCGTCTCCGGACAATATTCAGGAATTGTACCTTGAGAGTCTGGCTGCACTTGGTATCGATGCGAGTGAGCACGACATCCGTTTTGTCGAGGATGACTGGGAGTCTCCTACTCTTGGTGCCTGGGGACTTGGATGGGAAGTCTGGCTCAATGGTATGGAAGTGACCCAGTTTACGTATTTCCAGCAGGTTGGCGGTATCGATCTGAAGCCTGTAGCCGTGGAAATTACCTACGGTCTTGAGCGTATCTCCATGTACTTGCAGGAAAAAGAGTCTGTTTATGACCTCAAGTGGAATGATACGATCACGTACGGAAATGTTTTCCACCAGAACGAAGTGGAGATGTCCAAGTACAACTTCGAGTTGTCTGATGCGGACATGCTGTTCGACCTGTTCAACAAATTCGAGGGTGAGTGTTTGAAGCTCTGCGAGGAAGGTCTGCCGTGGCCTGCGTATGATTGCTGTCTCAAATGCTCCCACTCCTTCAACATGCTTGATGCCCGGGGCGCCATCTCCATTACGGAGCGCGCATCTTACATTGGCCGCGTGCGTAATCTTGCTTCCAAGATTGCGAGACTGTACGCGGATCAGCGTGAGGAACTTGGCTACCCGATGTTGAAGAAATAG
- a CDS encoding RodZ domain-containing protein, which yields MNFEELGLTLKREREKKGLSIELVMEATKISRTNIVAMEEGDRSSLPHAVYAKGFVKSYARYLGLDADELSMTVDREFVDETDEQEETAYDVSPAAEKAFQGPDVVETKTRSVLPMLLVAVLLIVVVVLLLMNLNAFESEKATAPASAVETVVPDTETPAPAIEQESVAQEPVVEDVATSAAETANESEVATENVDAAAAPEVPVETVVETPKPAVPEKKVEAPVEKPVVAAKPEKQKYDHVLIIRATTDKGCWIGVWRGDETKMARDFVLKQGEPLRLMFNSPRRIRIGNVAGVTVTYNGKPYSLNGATGNIQTLRFGTE from the coding sequence ATGAATTTTGAGGAACTTGGGCTGACGCTGAAGCGTGAAAGGGAAAAGAAGGGGCTGAGCATTGAGCTGGTCATGGAAGCAACCAAGATCAGCCGGACCAACATTGTCGCCATGGAAGAAGGCGATCGATCTTCATTGCCGCACGCTGTTTACGCGAAGGGTTTTGTCAAGAGTTATGCCCGGTATCTTGGTCTGGATGCGGATGAGTTGTCCATGACTGTTGATCGCGAGTTCGTTGATGAAACGGATGAGCAGGAAGAAACTGCATATGATGTTTCTCCCGCAGCGGAAAAGGCTTTTCAGGGGCCGGATGTGGTGGAAACGAAGACTCGATCCGTTTTGCCCATGTTGCTCGTGGCGGTCCTGCTTATCGTCGTTGTCGTTCTGTTGCTCATGAATTTGAATGCGTTTGAGTCGGAGAAGGCGACTGCACCGGCTTCTGCCGTTGAAACCGTTGTTCCCGATACGGAGACTCCGGCACCTGCGATTGAGCAGGAGTCTGTAGCTCAAGAGCCGGTTGTTGAAGATGTTGCAACTTCGGCTGCCGAAACCGCAAACGAGTCCGAAGTTGCCACAGAGAACGTAGATGCTGCCGCTGCTCCCGAGGTACCAGTTGAGACTGTTGTTGAAACTCCGAAGCCGGCCGTGCCTGAAAAGAAAGTTGAAGCACCGGTTGAAAAGCCTGTGGTCGCAGCCAAGCCCGAGAAGCAGAAGTATGATCATGTGCTGATTATTCGGGCTACGACGGACAAGGGGTGCTGGATTGGTGTCTGGCGTGGGGATGAAACCAAAATGGCCAGAGATTTCGTCCTGAAGCAGGGAGAGCCGTTGCGCTTGATGTTCAACAGCCCGCGCCGCATCAGAATCGGTAATGTCGCAGGGGTGACCGTGACGTATAATGGGAAGCCGTATTCCCTCAACGGTGCAACCGGGAATATTCAGACGCTTCGGTTTGGAACAGAGTAG
- a CDS encoding 4Fe-4S binding protein, with the protein MKKTLLAIPVSALLLLAAHSLRQGDFGLTSTFVLLAGLMFTRQAWVRLVAISALVWGGYIWADVTVDFISFRQTLGMPWHRLAFIMGGVILFDALALAVLAGETCRRFFDRSREQALARAAIAIMTVFGLALARSKVSFAILLADRFFPGWGWFEIAMLAFYAQWIGGVMLSPKGHRVNRPRIWGLFSFVFFLQLTLGLLGVDQMLMTGTLHLPVPALIVAGPVFRGEGLFMIILFSVTLFLVGSAWCSHLCYIGAWDDAMSRMGERPVPSAQMRRWSIFGRSATLVLVVGMALLLRHAGVSGLSAVILAAVFGLLGVGVMFFASRKAGVMLHCTTFCPMGILANIFGRISPWRIRVKKDCTQCGACFSVCRYNALDEKHVVSGKPALSCTLCGDCVSACAHGQIEYSFPGLSGDAARSLFIVLIVSLHAIFIGVARI; encoded by the coding sequence GTGAAAAAGACTCTGCTCGCCATACCTGTTTCAGCCCTTTTGCTTCTGGCTGCCCATTCCCTGAGACAGGGGGACTTCGGACTGACCTCGACCTTTGTGTTGCTCGCCGGTCTGATGTTTACCCGTCAGGCGTGGGTGCGGTTGGTCGCGATTTCGGCTTTGGTGTGGGGCGGATATATCTGGGCCGATGTCACAGTTGATTTTATCAGCTTCAGGCAGACGTTGGGAATGCCGTGGCACAGGCTGGCATTCATCATGGGCGGCGTTATCCTTTTTGATGCTTTGGCCTTGGCGGTTCTGGCGGGGGAGACGTGTCGCAGGTTTTTCGATCGTTCAAGAGAACAGGCGCTTGCTCGGGCAGCCATTGCTATCATGACTGTTTTCGGTCTTGCTCTCGCCCGTTCCAAAGTGTCGTTTGCCATTCTTTTGGCGGATCGCTTTTTCCCCGGATGGGGATGGTTTGAGATAGCCATGCTCGCTTTCTATGCCCAGTGGATTGGTGGGGTCATGCTTTCCCCCAAGGGACATCGTGTCAATCGTCCGCGCATCTGGGGCCTGTTTTCGTTTGTCTTTTTCCTGCAACTGACGCTTGGACTGCTTGGAGTTGATCAGATGCTCATGACCGGGACGTTGCATCTGCCTGTGCCCGCCCTGATCGTTGCCGGACCAGTGTTTCGCGGGGAAGGCTTATTCATGATTATCCTGTTCTCAGTAACTTTGTTCTTGGTCGGTTCCGCATGGTGCAGCCATCTTTGTTATATCGGTGCGTGGGACGACGCCATGAGCCGTATGGGTGAACGCCCTGTGCCGAGTGCCCAAATGCGGCGGTGGAGCATTTTCGGGCGTTCTGCAACGCTGGTTCTCGTTGTCGGCATGGCACTGCTGTTGCGGCATGCGGGAGTTTCCGGTTTATCAGCCGTGATACTGGCTGCTGTTTTCGGTTTGCTCGGGGTTGGGGTGATGTTTTTTGCCTCCCGAAAAGCCGGGGTGATGCTTCATTGTACGACATTCTGCCCCATGGGCATTCTCGCAAACATATTTGGCAGGATTTCTCCATGGCGAATTCGAGTGAAAAAGGACTGTACGCAATGTGGCGCCTGTTTTTCTGTGTGCCGCTATAACGCGCTTGATGAGAAGCACGTTGTCTCCGGCAAGCCTGCGCTTTCCTGTACGCTGTGCGGAGATTGTGTGTCGGCCTGCGCGCACGGTCAGATCGAATATTCGTTTCCCGGATTGTCCGGCGATGCGGCGCGGTCCCTGTTTATCGTCTTGATTGTAAGTCTCCACGCCATTTTTATCGGTGTGGCAAGAATATGA
- a CDS encoding NAD(P)/FAD-dependent oxidoreductase, with translation MSDKDLPAGAILQRDKKTYAIVPRTPVGVVTPDVLEALARVGRKFEIPIMKITSGQRIALVGLEKEQVDQVWEDLKMDIGPAVGLCVHYVQACPGTEVCKFGLRDSLGLGLELEKMFVGKELPAKMKVGVSGCTMCCAESYVRDVGLIGKKKGWTMVVGGNASGRPRIADVLAEDLTRGEAIELVGRFMDYYRDNSNKRSRSSLFVKKVGIDAVKKAIL, from the coding sequence GTGTCAGACAAAGATTTGCCCGCTGGAGCCATCCTTCAGCGCGATAAGAAAACATATGCCATTGTTCCGCGTACGCCCGTAGGTGTCGTGACACCGGACGTCCTTGAGGCCCTTGCCCGTGTCGGCCGCAAGTTCGAGATACCGATCATGAAGATAACTTCCGGCCAGCGTATCGCCTTGGTCGGATTGGAAAAAGAGCAGGTCGATCAGGTCTGGGAAGATCTCAAGATGGACATCGGTCCTGCTGTCGGTTTGTGTGTGCATTATGTGCAGGCATGTCCCGGTACTGAAGTCTGCAAGTTCGGACTTCGGGACTCGCTTGGCCTTGGGCTGGAGCTTGAAAAGATGTTTGTCGGCAAGGAGCTGCCCGCCAAGATGAAGGTCGGCGTGTCAGGCTGCACCATGTGCTGTGCAGAGAGCTATGTGCGTGATGTCGGCCTTATCGGCAAGAAAAAAGGCTGGACCATGGTCGTTGGAGGTAATGCCTCGGGCAGGCCTCGCATTGCCGATGTTCTGGCTGAGGATCTGACGCGAGGGGAGGCCATAGAGCTTGTCGGGCGTTTCATGGATTATTACCGTGATAATTCCAATAAGCGCAGCCGTTCCTCCCTGTTTGTGAAGAAGGTCGGCATTGATGCCGTCAAGAAGGCTATTCTGTAA
- a CDS encoding 4Fe-4S binding protein has protein sequence MLSKRKMITIDEELCNGCGQCVPSCDEGALAIVDGKAKLVKDIYCDGLGACLGDCPTGALKVTVREAEDFDPEAVAEHLKAQGRKVPDHMPDPKSLRLDGKSSGHAKPVGGCPGTALKTMTPCGQANIPTSASASASALSHWPVQLRLVPPNAPFLKEADLLLTADCVPVAFAGYHSEFLPGRVVLMGCPKFDNQMEYVEKLTGIIAENDLKSITVLEMEVPCCASMSAILGEAVKRAGRQVKIERVTISRSGEVLETVPLSFG, from the coding sequence ATGCTCAGCAAAAGAAAAATGATCACGATTGATGAAGAGTTGTGCAATGGCTGCGGCCAGTGTGTGCCTTCCTGTGACGAAGGCGCTCTTGCCATCGTGGACGGCAAGGCAAAGCTCGTGAAGGATATTTATTGTGACGGTCTTGGCGCTTGTTTGGGGGATTGTCCCACCGGCGCGCTCAAGGTGACTGTGCGTGAAGCCGAGGACTTTGATCCTGAGGCTGTCGCCGAACACCTCAAGGCGCAGGGGCGAAAGGTCCCGGACCATATGCCTGACCCGAAAAGTCTGCGTCTTGACGGGAAGTCTTCCGGACATGCAAAGCCCGTTGGCGGGTGCCCCGGTACGGCCCTGAAGACCATGACTCCGTGTGGGCAGGCCAATATCCCCACATCCGCGTCAGCCAGTGCCTCAGCATTGTCTCATTGGCCTGTGCAGCTCCGCCTTGTGCCGCCGAACGCTCCGTTCCTCAAGGAGGCGGATTTGCTGTTGACGGCTGACTGCGTGCCGGTTGCATTTGCCGGATACCACAGCGAGTTCCTGCCCGGGCGGGTCGTGCTTATGGGATGTCCCAAGTTCGACAACCAGATGGAGTATGTCGAAAAGCTGACCGGAATTATCGCTGAAAATGACTTGAAGTCCATCACTGTTCTGGAAATGGAAGTTCCATGCTGCGCTTCCATGAGCGCCATTCTGGGCGAAGCTGTCAAGCGTGCCGGTCGTCAGGTGAAGATTGAGCGAGTCACCATTTCACGAAGCGGTGAAGTACTCGAAACAGTTCCTCTCTCTTTTGGGTAA
- the recO gene encoding DNA repair protein RecO, whose product MNSTEKALVLKVGRFRESDCWLRLLTPSRGVFNAFAFGGSRSRRRFVGCLDPLSHVLFTIGTSRTGDYTVLEEGSLLHNFPGVRKDSSRTGMAVNCIRFIEAIEVGAGDGGVAYDLLLETLRMLETGGGNIDFMPWFFRAKLVFSLGYTPDFLVCGTCGEAVGAGHGYQFGIEKGQVACPTCLSAGKPLDGLARPISTGVLRALDWIQRSSPSDWVTVAMDHEVRRQCAQVIELFVAYHLGLSWENGTYKKV is encoded by the coding sequence ATGAACTCCACTGAAAAAGCTTTGGTGCTGAAGGTCGGTCGATTTAGAGAGTCGGATTGCTGGCTTCGGCTTCTGACGCCATCCCGCGGGGTATTCAATGCCTTTGCGTTCGGCGGCAGCCGGAGCCGTCGTCGTTTTGTGGGGTGTCTTGATCCGTTGAGCCATGTGCTTTTTACTATCGGGACGAGTCGGACCGGTGATTATACCGTGCTTGAAGAAGGATCGCTTCTTCATAATTTCCCGGGAGTTCGCAAGGATTCTTCCCGGACAGGCATGGCTGTCAATTGCATTCGATTTATCGAGGCGATTGAAGTCGGTGCCGGTGATGGCGGTGTCGCGTACGATCTGCTGCTTGAAACGTTGCGAATGCTGGAAACCGGTGGTGGGAATATTGATTTCATGCCGTGGTTTTTCCGGGCAAAACTTGTTTTTTCCTTAGGGTATACGCCGGACTTCCTTGTTTGCGGAACCTGTGGAGAGGCGGTTGGCGCTGGACATGGGTATCAATTTGGTATTGAAAAGGGACAGGTTGCGTGTCCGACTTGTCTTTCAGCCGGGAAACCGTTAGATGGACTTGCTCGACCGATTTCCACCGGCGTATTGCGTGCGCTTGACTGGATTCAGCGCAGCAGCCCGTCAGATTGGGTTACTGTTGCCATGGACCACGAGGTCAGGCGTCAGTGCGCGCAGGTGATTGAATTGTTTGTTGCTTACCACCTGGGTCTGTCCTGGGAGAATGGTACATATAAAAAGGTATGA
- a CDS encoding Crp/Fnr family transcriptional regulator: MDKLEATRAVMFFDGLPEEQFIKLADIAVVKKFRKGQVLFEADVQADGFYAPASGRVKIFRTSPSGKEHILHVFGPGEAFGEVPVFEGGTFPASAQALENLETLFFPRDSFRKVIADDPDLAMNMMALLSQRLRILVNKIDDLSLKETPSRVAAYLLLLRASQESDTFKLDLPKGQIAFYLGTIQETLSRIFKKFAEQGIMEINGKGITILDRAQLQEIADEGR, encoded by the coding sequence ATGGATAAACTGGAAGCGACACGGGCTGTCATGTTTTTCGATGGATTGCCGGAAGAACAGTTCATCAAGCTTGCCGATATAGCAGTGGTAAAGAAATTCAGGAAGGGACAGGTGCTTTTCGAGGCCGATGTTCAAGCTGACGGCTTCTATGCCCCGGCTTCTGGCCGGGTAAAGATATTCCGCACGTCACCATCCGGCAAAGAACACATCCTGCATGTATTCGGACCGGGGGAAGCATTTGGAGAGGTGCCGGTGTTTGAAGGCGGCACATTTCCCGCGTCGGCCCAAGCATTGGAAAATCTTGAGACACTCTTTTTTCCGCGTGACAGTTTCAGAAAAGTCATCGCGGACGATCCTGATCTCGCCATGAACATGATGGCCCTACTCTCCCAGCGCCTACGAATTCTGGTCAACAAGATTGACGACCTGAGCCTCAAGGAGACCCCGTCACGCGTGGCCGCCTACCTGCTGCTCCTCCGGGCATCACAGGAATCGGACACGTTCAAGCTCGACCTTCCCAAAGGACAAATCGCCTTTTACCTCGGCACAATACAGGAAACCCTCTCCCGCATTTTCAAAAAATTTGCAGAACAGGGCATCATGGAGATCAATGGTAAGGGAATTACCATTCTGGACAGAGCACAACTACAAGAGATTGCGGACGAAGGACGTTAA
- a CDS encoding cupin domain-containing protein produces MQKFELFEEHGFKDLTFSNYLVHESEFMKVINFNFKAGQKLPVHSHDLEGELTLTILEGTGEFLGADGATMPARTGDVLVSEIREPHGVAATTDMRVLVTIAPPI; encoded by the coding sequence ATGCAGAAGTTTGAATTATTTGAAGAACATGGTTTCAAGGATTTGACGTTTTCGAATTATCTGGTTCATGAGTCCGAATTCATGAAGGTGATCAATTTCAACTTCAAGGCCGGACAGAAGCTTCCGGTTCACTCCCATGATCTGGAAGGAGAGTTGACTTTGACCATTCTCGAAGGCACTGGAGAGTTCCTCGGTGCGGATGGGGCAACCATGCCCGCCCGTACCGGTGACGTTCTCGTGTCGGAAATTCGTGAACCGCATGGCGTGGCTGCGACTACGGACATGCGTGTCCTCGTAACCATCGCACCCCCGATCTAG
- the glyS gene encoding glycine--tRNA ligase subunit beta produces MAEFILEIGTEEMPARFVPKLAAELEKVFTKLLGEAMVENGGVATYATPRRITAHVASIADAQRREEETVTGPPVRIAYDDDGNLTKAGAGFAKTQGVAEDALFKLETGKGEYLAAKKIVGGGNTIDILPEICIKSIESLSFPKKMHWGDYDFTFGRPIRWLLALLDEGVVEFTVENMTSGRETRGHRVMGPGPFSVAATTEYFKTIKDDCKVVIDPEVRKQSIIEEGNRLAKEFGGEIVWNDGLLEEVANLVEYPKPLIGDIDTLYLELPREVLLTSMQSHQKSFGVQGADGKLLPHFLTTLNLEPKDVALVKKGWERVLKARLEDARFFWEADCKVEFKTWLDKLENVVFLGPLGSVGDKSRRIEMLCGKLAERLGESKGILPGEIEKYAEAGRLAKADLVSEMVIEFDSLQGKMGGIYAERTDKGEIVSKGIYEQYLPAGPETPVPSSLSGALVSMADKVDTMAGCFGLGKMPTGANDPYALRRCALGIARIIMEHELDINLDALLSFAQKAYSSDIKWKVEQGEAHEKLLDFFGQRLRALFTGQGFETRVVDAALGAGFNDIRTLKARLEALNEFSKEEDFGQAVLTFKRAANIIRKQGDEAGQKLTGSYDTDLFDGEHEAAFGAKLEETAPRFEDLWGRDDFSGLLGLLRELRPSVDAFFDNVMVMCDDSAVRLNRLNLLKALVDRLGRLADFNALQV; encoded by the coding sequence ATGGCCGAATTCATACTGGAAATCGGAACCGAGGAAATGCCTGCCCGTTTCGTGCCGAAACTGGCGGCAGAGTTGGAAAAGGTTTTTACCAAACTGCTTGGCGAAGCCATGGTCGAAAATGGTGGTGTCGCCACGTATGCCACGCCGCGCCGTATCACTGCACACGTCGCATCCATCGCTGATGCACAGCGCAGGGAAGAGGAGACCGTGACCGGTCCTCCTGTGCGTATTGCCTACGATGATGACGGCAACCTGACCAAGGCCGGTGCCGGTTTTGCCAAGACGCAGGGTGTGGCTGAAGACGCACTGTTCAAGCTGGAAACCGGCAAAGGCGAATACCTTGCTGCCAAGAAGATCGTCGGTGGTGGAAATACCATCGATATCCTGCCGGAAATTTGTATCAAGTCCATTGAATCATTGTCTTTCCCCAAGAAAATGCATTGGGGTGATTACGACTTCACCTTTGGTCGTCCGATTCGTTGGCTTCTGGCGCTGCTGGATGAAGGCGTTGTCGAATTTACCGTTGAAAACATGACGTCTGGTCGCGAAACCCGTGGACACCGCGTCATGGGGCCCGGTCCGTTTTCCGTGGCAGCCACTACCGAGTATTTCAAGACCATCAAGGATGACTGCAAAGTCGTCATTGATCCCGAAGTTCGCAAGCAGTCGATCATTGAAGAAGGAAATCGTCTTGCCAAGGAATTTGGTGGCGAGATTGTCTGGAATGACGGTCTGCTTGAGGAAGTCGCGAATCTGGTCGAATACCCCAAGCCGCTCATTGGCGACATAGACACGCTGTATCTGGAGCTGCCGCGAGAGGTTTTGCTGACCTCCATGCAGTCGCATCAGAAGAGCTTTGGTGTGCAGGGAGCTGACGGTAAATTGCTGCCGCATTTTCTTACTACGCTGAATCTTGAGCCAAAAGACGTCGCGCTGGTCAAGAAAGGGTGGGAGCGTGTGCTCAAGGCCCGTCTTGAAGACGCTCGCTTCTTCTGGGAGGCTGATTGCAAGGTCGAATTCAAGACCTGGCTGGATAAGCTGGAAAATGTCGTCTTCCTCGGTCCTCTCGGATCTGTTGGTGACAAGTCGCGCCGTATTGAAATGCTGTGTGGCAAGCTTGCCGAGCGTCTGGGTGAATCCAAAGGGATTCTGCCCGGAGAAATCGAAAAGTATGCTGAAGCAGGACGTCTTGCCAAAGCTGACCTCGTATCCGAAATGGTTATCGAGTTCGATAGCCTGCAAGGCAAGATGGGCGGCATTTATGCCGAGCGTACCGATAAGGGTGAAATCGTTTCCAAGGGTATCTATGAGCAGTATCTGCCTGCCGGTCCCGAGACCCCGGTTCCGTCCAGCCTTTCCGGTGCCTTGGTCTCCATGGCAGACAAGGTTGACACCATGGCCGGTTGTTTCGGTCTCGGCAAGATGCCGACCGGTGCGAACGATCCGTACGCGCTCCGGCGTTGTGCGCTGGGTATTGCCCGTATTATCATGGAGCATGAGCTTGATATCAATCTTGATGCACTTCTTTCTTTCGCGCAGAAGGCCTACAGTTCTGATATCAAGTGGAAGGTGGAGCAGGGCGAGGCCCATGAGAAGCTTCTTGACTTCTTTGGTCAGCGTCTGCGTGCTCTGTTTACTGGGCAGGGTTTCGAAACCCGTGTTGTGGATGCCGCGCTCGGCGCAGGCTTCAATGACATTCGTACCCTCAAGGCCCGTCTTGAAGCCTTGAACGAATTCAGCAAGGAAGAGGATTTTGGACAGGCTGTGTTGACCTTCAAACGTGCTGCCAATATTATTCGCAAACAGGGTGATGAAGCCGGTCAGAAATTGACTGGCAGCTACGATACCGACCTGTTTGATGGAGAACATGAAGCCGCTTTCGGTGCCAAGCTCGAAGAAACCGCACCGCGTTTTGAGGACCTGTGGGGACGGGACGATTTCTCGGGCCTGCTTGGGTTGTTGCGCGAATTGCGTCCCAGCGTGGACGCCTTCTTCGACAATGTCATGGTCATGTGCGATGATAGTGCTGTCCGGTTGAATCGGCTGAATCTGCTGAAGGCATTGGTCGATCGACTTGGTCGTTTGGCTGATTTTAATGCGTTGCAAGTTTAA
- the rpsT gene encoding 30S ribosomal protein S20, translating into MANHKSALKRHRQSLKRRARNRISKTRIKNTVKAVRVAVEEKNLATAQEALKDATSILDKAARKKVIHARQAQRRIARLQAAVNKLAE; encoded by the coding sequence TTGGCTAATCACAAATCCGCCCTTAAGAGGCACCGTCAGAGCTTGAAGCGTCGCGCCCGTAACCGCATTTCCAAGACCCGCATCAAGAACACCGTCAAGGCTGTTCGTGTTGCTGTCGAAGAAAAGAACCTCGCAACAGCACAGGAAGCCCTCAAGGACGCCACTTCCATTCTGGATAAGGCTGCCCGCAAGAAGGTTATCCACGCCCGTCAGGCACAGCGTCGTATCGCTCGTTTGCAGGCTGCTGTGAACAAGCTCGCCGAGTAG
- a CDS encoding nitrite reductase, whose product MIPENLPKGAVAQRGGTLYSVRPRTPLGEISAEQLNVINSVVQDFNLPGVRVTAAQRLSIRGIPGEKVAEVIERLGPVGELCHYYVQACLGTTGCRLAMQDSMKLGARLEEFLNEFELPAKLKCGVSGCSMCCSESYVRDVGLVGTAKGWTVVFGGNAGKGVRKGDVIAENVSDDKALEVIGKVLDFYRDNAKKKERTARFVARVGIEAVLKAL is encoded by the coding sequence ATGATACCTGAAAATTTGCCAAAAGGTGCCGTCGCCCAGCGTGGCGGCACTCTTTATTCTGTTCGTCCCCGCACTCCGCTTGGTGAAATTTCTGCCGAGCAGCTGAATGTCATCAATTCCGTGGTTCAGGATTTCAACCTGCCCGGTGTGCGCGTCACTGCTGCACAGCGTTTGAGCATCCGGGGAATTCCCGGAGAAAAGGTGGCTGAAGTCATTGAACGGCTCGGGCCGGTCGGTGAATTGTGCCATTATTACGTGCAGGCCTGTCTCGGTACGACTGGGTGCCGGCTTGCCATGCAGGACTCCATGAAACTGGGTGCCCGGTTGGAAGAGTTCCTTAATGAATTCGAACTTCCGGCAAAACTCAAATGCGGTGTCTCCGGTTGTTCCATGTGCTGTTCCGAAAGCTATGTGCGCGATGTCGGACTTGTGGGCACGGCAAAGGGGTGGACCGTGGTTTTCGGCGGCAACGCCGGAAAGGGCGTACGGAAAGGGGATGTCATTGCAGAGAATGTCTCGGACGATAAAGCCCTTGAGGTGATTGGCAAAGTACTTGATTTTTATCGGGACAATGCGAAAAAGAAAGAACGCACTGCGCGTTTTGTCGCTCGTGTCGGTATTGAAGCTGTTTTGAAAGCCCTGTAG